Within the Phycodurus eques isolate BA_2022a chromosome 15, UOR_Pequ_1.1, whole genome shotgun sequence genome, the region aGGACACAATGAGGCAGAAAACACAGCAGAATGCTGCAACTTTACTGTATTTATCTTCTATCAGCTTCATCACAATcctgcaaaaagaaaatcaaataagGTTGTGGGGGCGAGGGCGGGGAAGATGAAAAGAAAGCGATATTGTCtgacaatgtgaaaaggaaATTAAACAAAGCTCGAACCAGTCAGAACACCTGGATTCTTGAACAGTGAAAAGCTGAGACTCAAAGTTAGAACCTCCTTCATGCAGCGCTTCAGGCAGAGGTTTATCTTGACATTTAAAGCTTCTGATGATCCAGGTAAAGAAATCGCAAGATTGTATCTGAGCTGAAAGGAGCTTGACTCAGCTCAGACCTTCTCCACGCAAGATGGGGAAAAACTGTGTCATGGATGACGTGTTTTACAAGTTGGAGCAAACAAACTGGTAAATAAGGTTCAGATTCCGAGCAGTATGACTAAAATTTACATTTGCCATCAACATTACTCAGCGGCTTGGAAGATGAATTACAGTCGTTAACAGCTCATACATGTATGCGGTATATTATCACACTCTTTGATTTGCAGTCAAACTAACTGGACCGATTTGTAACAACACTCGGACTTTGCAAAATAACTGAAAACTAAACAGGTGGACACACAGGAAAGGGCAGACCTCAACGAAGATTGGACAACACTAGATGGAAGCACCAAATTGTACACATTCACCAAGAGCTCAATCCTAAAGATGCTTTATTCATTGAGAAAGGAAATGCTGAATACCGAAGTTAACTGGGATAGCTCTTCACAACCcttaacaggataagtggtatagaaaattgtTGAATGAATGGATTTTGAAATGGttaataaaagcaaaaatactAATTccatcaacaaaaaaatgtaatggcttcttccttgGCCATTGAGCCACCcctacaaaatgttttgtgacaTTGGTGGTTAGTAATTAAGCGGTATTTGCAAACTCCTGCTCACAATTTAACTGAAACTGCTTTACTAGGGGAAACAGTCACAAGAGTTAATACATTACAAATGTGCAGTTAACAGATCCGAAAATGAATGCGGAGCAATTTTGGAATGGGTTTGTGTAAATTGTGTCCATTCATCATTGATGCTGGACCCGAAAGGTGCCTGGCGAAATTTTTTATGCTAATTCATCCCGAAAGTGCTTGATGAGCATTGGGATTGGGGCTCCTTCACACCACACTCACCGAAGCAGTCTTCATGGACAGAAAAGTAGTTGCTTTCCCCAACTTCAGTCCATTCAGCATAATTCTCATTCCATGAATAAGAGAAATAAGACAGTCAAGAAATAGGAGGAATGTTTTCCTCCCTTCATGCTCAGCTGGTGAGCATTGGTCTGGTGAagggaggagagagaaaaacGAGGTGGAGGGAAACAGAAAGAGGGGTGTGTCTCCCCCCCCACTcaaccaaacacacaaataaccaCAGTTCTTCAAAGCCTAGTGGTCTCCATAGACATCCAATCACACTAGATGACATTTGGGGGTGGTGGCGTGAGGGGCTGCAGCAGATAAATAAGGTGAAAGCAGAAACGAGGCTCAAGTCCGCACAGATGATAGAGACTCATAGACgtgtgagagagtgagagagcgagagagagagagagagagagagagagagagagagagagagagagagcgagcgaggaggagggggcCAAAAAAGAGAGGGAGCTACAGAAGAGGCAACGCACTGCTCGGAGCGCTCACACTCGAAGGAGTGAGTGCGAGAGAGGCGCTTAAGTAACTttgaaaagacattttggatTGTTTCACCTGTTTTTTCCTGCCCTACTTGGTGTCGGATTTCAGAGTACATTTAACCAGAACCAGTTTTTTGTTTCGCTTTAATATTTTAGTGTTATACGGAAGAAGTGGAGCGTCATTTGACTACATCGTATCCATCGTCTGGGACTAGAGCGCAGCACGTGTGTGGACTAGAGTTTAATACTATATGAGTGAACTTTCTGTGTCCAAGGACTTTTAAGTGCGTTTGGGGGGAAACTGTGAGTTAAGTATTGGACGGGAGGACGGAGGAGCCCCCCTCCCCTGCCTCCCAATTGTTCAGGCTGTGCATGATTTGACTGATGGATGTCCATACATTCCTAAAGAGCTTCTGAGGAGTAAACAGAGAAGCAAGTCCAACATTCTGGTCCCATCACATCCTACAGCTTCTCGAAATTTAAACACCGTGAGTCGAAGTTGTGGGTGCCCTCAGAAGAGGAAGTTTGTAAGCAGGGGAGGGGGGCTTCTCCCGCTCTTGTACCCTCTCCCTAACCCCCAGCTCAGCATGCACCAGCCCCTGAGCACCTCCACAGCTCCTCCAGCTCCACTACCATGTGTAGATGGACAGTGACACAAGGTGCATCGGTCGCCTGGTTCTCCTCCTACCCCCGCCACAGCCACCACAAAACCCCGCCGCACCTCCTCCCCTTCGCCTTCCTTCTCCTACTCCTCCTGCTCGGACCGTCCTCATCCCTGTCTTCTCCTGCACCGCAGAGTTTTAACCAAAGCCACCATGCTGGAGGAAGGAGCCCACCACTCCCCTTCGTTTCACAGGAATCATCACCATCTTTCTCCTCACCGGCACCTCTGCACGCCTCCTCCGCCAGGTTGCCACGGGCGACCAACGCGTCGTCGTCATCTTCTTCAGGCGCCGTGGTGGGGCGCCACGTGCGCAGCAGCTACAACCACCTGCAGGGAGACGTGCGCCGACGGAAATTGTTCTCCTACCAGAAATTCTTCCTCCGCATTGACAAGAAAGGGAAAGTCAACGGCACCAAAAGTGAGGACGACCCTTACAGtaagtcatttatatttataaccTCAGTAGATTTTAAATTACTTTGCAAATGATGTCCAAGCATGGTATCCTAGCGCATCCTGTTCATATGCGTCTATACTGCCAAAGATGCACTAAATAATTATAGTAAAACCAGTAAgctgggaaaacaaaaagatgaTGCACTGGATCCAAATTAAAAAGATGACCCAAATGAAAGTCATCCATCTTTGAGGAAACATCTTAAACACAGCTATCATCACTAACCCTTAAAAGTGGGGGGCATCTCTTGTTATGCACAATTTCGTGCTAATTGATTGGAATGATGGATACAGGCTTCACTCAAGCCCATTTTTATTCGGCAGACATATCACAACTCCACTTTACCTCAACTTGGAATGTAAGTTTTAATagctgcagtttaaaaaaaaattccatatccatagtaatagtagtattagtagtagagAAAAGACATCATGATTGTCTGCTACGAAAGGCCACCACCATTACATAATGGATGCCATGCAACTTTGACAAGATTAAAAGATTTGTCGCTTTATATTTGtagtaatatttaaaaagaaaacacacataaacacatgcACATAAACACATCTGAGACAGTTCATCATTCTGACCTCAAGAGAGTCTCAAAATAGCTCAACGGCCTGAGGGTGCATCCAGTGTGATTTTGGAGGGAGAGGGTACTGCGGTGTTCACTCCACAGTATTGTAAAATAACATTATGGATCATTTCTgcctatacagtatgtctgtataAAATGTGGTTTGACGTGGGGGTCTTTGTCTTCATATTATCCTTCCTATTAGTCACACACTTTAATACACGTTGCAGGTTTCAATGAATCTGTCTGCAGTGCTGTACAAGCTTCTCCTGCTGAGCACACACACTAAAGTACACACACTTGCAGATACAAACGGGCACAGAGAGGCCAGTCTTGCACATGGCCTCCATATGGCAAAGCCTACTTTTATTAGGACCTGGACCAGTGTAAACGAGTGtgactgtgtgagtgtgtgtgtgtgtgtgtgtgtgtgtgtgttgtgccaCTCAGACACCAAGGCTCTGCTAGACATGGCTGAAGGAATTTCAATTAACGTCTTTTCCCTCCCTTCTCTTGCCTGtagtcacacacacgcacgcacgcactcaaagacacaaacacatgcaccaCAGTGGTTTAAGGGTGTAACAAGTCACTGATGCCATACCAGCCTCAGGTAACGTTATTAGAGGCCCAATCCATCATGGGTTTTGTTTAGAAAagtaaaagataaataaattcTTATCGCAGCATGGTCGCAGATATATATAACATTAACCTCACTTTCTACAAGTGGGAATGATTTGACGATCAGGGAGGAAGCTCTACGGGATGAATCATGCGTTGACATGTGCGCACATCTGTGCACAAGCTTGCATGTATGTTTACGCTAATGCACCACCTCCAGCTATTTAGCATGCACTCCAAACAAAATCGCTGCCTTCAAATAAATAGATGCCGCTatatccccttttttttttttttttttttttttttgccctgttCGGCTGtaaggtcaagcagaatggaggatctgtatcccttttatgccggaacagttttactgtgtcacagtggagtttttaagctgctgctgtggtttcttagtaatATAGCCACTATATCCCCTGAGTGAGAAAACTGACGTTGCGGTGATGTTTCACATGATCATTTGGCACGTGACCTTTTCTTGACGTGTTTGCACATCTGGACTACGTTGTCAATTAGCTTATTTGTAAAAAGCCATATAGATGCATTCATATGTGTATGTAAGGAACATAGGATTGTGGCCGCCGGTGCCAAAAGCTTCAAAAGCCTGCGTGTACTGtaaatgcaaaaatgtgttcttttgagGGCCGAATTGTgctcattaaaaacacatgGCTGGTGAGACAGCGTGAAGcaagctttcacacacacacacacacacacacacacacacacacacacacacacacacggtaatGTAAAACACCAACTCTGCTCTGTACCGCACCATCTCAGGTGTTGAGCGTCTACAAGTTGAGCCAAGTGCTTATTTTGAGTTGGCTTTTTCAGTCCAGTTATTAAGTTCTTGTAGTCTGGTAATGTTCAGGAGGTCAGTGTGAAAATGGCCGTCATTAGATGGTGTCAGAGGTGATGAAGACATTTTAAGTCCAGCTCCAGGGTCATGAATCTCCTGCACGGACggatttttcaaatcatgttgTCACAGTTAAGAACAGTACATCACTTTGGCTTTGCAGTCTGTATTCTCAACATGTGGCCATGTGatcaactcatttcacaataTGAGGCAGCAGTCTATGTGTGACCACCGACGAGGCTGAAAACCTGCACTCATCCATGCTTTAACGCCACTGGTGGGAAGAAATTGAAATACAGCCCAATTTATGGAGGCTCTTACGTTCTGATTTAGGGTAGGTTTTTCCACCTCCATGCTAATAACGCTAGCGTGGCAAATTAGATCCCACCCCCACGTTTGACCCTTACCTAGTGACCCACAGTCAAGATTTGTTAATGGAAAAGTTACTCCATGTGGCACATTACTTTTAGTGTCTGTGTTCGTTAAATGGTGAAGCAAATTCTAATTTGACAATATGGCTAGGTAATGTCAAAATGATATTCAAATTACCGGTATACTTAAggaaacaacatacagtatcctTAAGAtgacatgtacagtaattatttaACATTAAGTGCTATAGTGGGAGTTCAAGCTACATCTATCTACACAATTTGCAATCTTACAATCTTTTTGGAGATACTGGTTCACCTctgatttgttcagattttgaaacatttgttcCCATTGGAAATAGTGGATGGAAAAATAGAGACTCAGCAGAGTCATTTTCGTGTTtcgtttttaaatacattaaacatgtttgaagataggTGGTGAAAACTtgcaaagacagaacaattaaGTACTGAATTGATGAGATATATcatgaaacagtttttcaccatctcagttgtCCAAACGttttgggcggggctaaaacgaGGGCGTGCTGACCCAACCAGGTTCTAGCATGAGTcagccctcccccactatattcGTTAAGTATCAAGCGCCTTCAGTGAATATTTGGTGCAATTGCCACTTTTTTATTGATAATAAaatggcccatttctaccactacagcgtgCAGTGGGACATTAAGTTAGGCCTacaaccccccccaaaatgatctTCCTTAAAGagttatgtgttttgttttatttgggaTACAGTGTCTCTGCAATGTGCACTCCGAGAAAAGCCGTCGCGGCCGACTGCACACCAGCCCGGGAGCAGCTAGTTAGTAGCCGCCCGCGGTCTGGCGCAACGGCGACGCATTAAAATGTGCCTCATTTAACACACggttaaccactgttaacagTAAAATTAAAGACATTCTTGTTAAATAACTGTTGTGACTGGTCATTCGTTTAGAATAAGGTCATAAAAAAGACAGCAACTAAAACACTTGTAGAGTTAACCTATTGATGCTCACAGCGAGTTACACTTGCAcgaaatgtcacaaaaccaaTCTGAACTTTAGAatcctatttttttcccttaaaattTGCGCTCACATATTGAATTGTACAACTGCTGTGTTCCCACTGTAACTTCAAGTAGAACTACACAAAGTACAAAGCTAAATCCAAAAATCACATGTAGGGCACTATGAAGTTAAttccaaattaaaaacatgGTTAATATTTCATCCTTTTTAATCTAAACCTCCAATTATCGCAGGGAAGTCATTTAACATATGCTTCATCTTTTTACATTGTCGAGTATCTTCCTGAAATGAGTCCCAGTTCTCCCTATTCTAGATCTTTACTCTGTTATATTGACGCTCCACTTCACCCTTCTCTCCACTTGATGAGCGTGTTTAGGGTTCTCTTGGGAAAACATATCAGTGTGGCCCATAAAAGAGAGTTATGAGGAGCTATGGGACGTAGCAGAGGTTAGTGTCAGCGTTGCTTTTACTTCAAAGTTACTTTGACATCTCCATGGACGTGTACAAACGTCACGGGGCAAGCCTGCTCCGAAAATACTGAAGCCCTCATAGTTGTCCTGAAGCGGCCAAAGTCAACAATTACATTCAGCTGTGCTTGGAAAACATACACTAAACCTAAACTACCTGCATGCTTCCTCTGATATTTGCTCCATCTGCTCCTCTGACACTAACCAGGAggcttacagtatattttcttttatgttaCAGAGGTTGTAAAGCACATTAGTCAAGCTAATTGAGTGCTGAGAGACAAACATTGACTAGGAATGGGCACCATAATCGAATAATTGATTAACTGATTGTTAAGATTTCTATAAAACGATTGTTGATATTTGATTAATTTAGGGGGGAAgacggttagagcgtctgcctcacagttctgaggaccggggttcaaaccccggcctcgcctgtgtggagtttgtatgctgtacccgtgcctccgtgggttttctccgggcactccggtttcctcccacatcccaaaaacatgcatggtaggttcattgacgactctaaattgcccgtaggtgtgaatgtggttacgaatggttgtttgtttgtttctatgtgccctgcgattggctggcaaccagttcagggtgtacgccgcctcctgcccgatgatagctgggataggctccagcacgcccgggaccctcgtgaggagaagcggctcagaaaatggatggatggatgattaatttAGGCTaaattcacactgcagggcatgatgcccaacacagatttttttgttaaacccgatctttttatgtagtcgttcacataaacaaaaacaaatgcgacttCTACTTTGCCTGGAACACGTCCGTGACGTCACACGCCTGTGCACAAAACAGGATGTCACATTGCGCGGatatgatatgaaaaaaaaaatctgaattgtactgttcacattgacatgaaaaaattcagatacatgtcacattgggcaaataaaatggaattgtcctgcagtgtgaacatactATGAGTCCTGGAGCAACAatggaaaaatacagtacatgacttTGCTACTATCAGTCtcatcattcatccatccattttatgtactgtaGCACTTGTTCTGATTAGGGTCGCTGGtttgctggagcctttcccagctgacactGGGCAGGAGGCAGGTCACACCCTGCAATGGTGgccagcgaatcgcagggcTCAGCCTAATCAGAACCAAAATATTATACTTTACACCAAGAAGGTCCAAATTGACAGACAACTAATGCGTAAAACCAGATCACTAGAACATTGCTGTGTGCACTCAGACTGCACTGATGTCATCCCTATACTGCTACCGGCCGCAAAGATCATATTGATAACGCAATTGATAATTTTTTACATGATCCGACAGTTTTCACCTCAATGTTTAAAccaaattaaacagttttaacAGCATAGAACTTACTTGTTTTGAAAACAGCTGAAGTCTGGATCAAATTATGCCATTTCTGATTCATGGCCTCTTTTGTTTTACTGGAACCCGCCAAACAATCACCATTTAATATGctcacaatacaaaaaaagaggcACACAATACTGATCATCCTTGCAAGTAAGAATGTTATGTGCTTTTACTGTAACCAACATGCAGAGACTTTGGTCAGGACCACTGAGCAAGAAAATGAAGTATTGCTTTGAAATTGACTGCATTTGGAAATGACAAATTGGTGAGTTTTTGGTCGGTATGTTTAACAGCAAAAAATGTCAACCGTTCTTGGGTCATTTAAGGAGCATTTGCTTTGAATGTCTCAGGcagaaaatgtaatttctgaGGTGCTGCCGTGGAGTGCTGCAGACTCGGATCAGAAAATAGGCAGAAGCATCAAAAGTTGAGTATTATGCCAAAGAATGTTGAGTTGGTGGGAAgcctttttattgtttatattaTGCTCAGGGGTTCTTGCAGACTATCATCATAATGTAAACAGACAGGACTGGGAGGAGACGCTCAAAATATTAAGCCCAAAAACTGATCTCCAATAAGGTTTAAGGATTTTGGTGGTATATTTCACAGATTATTTGACTGGAGAATTGGATTTCTGAGCACAGTAGCATGTGCAGGTTCTTATTCTTGATGTTTTACAGTCCCATTGACTTGATTTATAAACGCACTGCCCACTCAGAAGGATTCTTGGCCCATCACGACACTGGCTTGAAAATCCCAAAAATTTTAAGTTGTCAGAGAAACAAATCACCCAGTTTGACAACAGTCAGAGATATCGCATGGTTACGGTGAAGTCATAAGAGATATTTACAGGCAAGAGCCAGAATTTGTAACTTGCACAAGGCCTTCAAGCATAGCCATAGTTATGAGGATATCGCTTTTTCTGTGCTgcttttttacattacattaatcAGGGTATACTGTAAATTATAGCAAAGTTAGTATAAGCTAAAGGGCTGTGCCTTGCAGAAGCCATTACTTGGAAGTGATTTATACTTTTAACCCACTTGTCTGTCCCCTCGCATTGGAAGTGTAACACTGAAAGTGTCGTTGTTGTTACAAAGTGGCGTATGTGAAGGGGCACAATTAATGGCCAGTAAAGCAGTGGGAGGTGAAgaacagcatctgtgatggatAACATCCAGGGGTGCTGCCATGCAGACACCATGTGCTTCCCGCTCTCCGACATTCCCTCACCGTCGTAACGCCCCCGCCTGCATGAAAGTGAGGCTCTTAATGGAGTCATCAAAGTTAGCGCTGAGGGCTCCGAGTTAAGTCCAGGGAAGCATCTGGACAGCTGGCCTGGAAGAATAGCGCAGCCAGGAATGCCCGCTAATTAACCTGTTTACGTCGACACTGTATGTGAACATTGGCCATATTCAAcgacttttcttattttgtttcatACAGATTTTGTTGAAAGGTCAGCTGAACACAGCCCTTGGGTCAAATAATGAAGTAAGCGTATGGTTCATTAACATACTAATGGTTCAAATGTGTTATTGTGTAGCCTGAAAAAAGGTCAGAggtcaaaaaagcaaaaaactgtAAGCGGAGTAATACAATGAGTAAAACCCTAAAGGTTTGGCGTTCCTGCtaaagtaaaaatgtgaaaaataatgacGCACTGTGGTTTACTCTTTTCGGGTGCAAGTAGCTTCATCTTTgaggacttgggctttggaaccAAAGAGTCCCGAATTGAGTCCTGCTGCCGACAACTAAAATaaatggcaactagttgttggaaAGATGCTAGTCTAGATTACTGTTGAGGTGCCCTTTAGCAAAGGGATAAAGCACTGTTTGTGCGCTCCTTCCCTCTCACATCAATCCTTGCACACAtgcttgtgttgttgtgtgcaaCGAAATCTATAAAGCAAAGTGTACATTGACTTTCAGTAATAAATCAATAACACATTAAAATTATCTATCtataatttacaatttttttttttgttttaataatttacccAGAAGAATTTGTCAAGAAGTCTGTCATGTCCAAATTACTAACacggaaatactgtatgtaacgtagaaatattgaaatatttccTGTACAGGCTTCTCAAAGACTAAAGGTAATTTCATCAGGGCAGTGAGGAAGAGTaaagaaaagcattttttaagatgaaaataatgtaaacgtATGtggaaacatacagtatatagagggCGAGAAAGTTGCTGGTTCATCAGATTTGTGGTGTAAAATGACCAGATTTATAGAGCCGAAAGCTTAGTGCCAACACATCTGACCGCAACAGGCAGCTGAGGGGCCaatgaaaaatgtgtgaaatgCAGATGACCGTCACAGCACATTAGCTAAAATCATAATTCCTCCTGTGGAGGGCCTGTGAAATGTTTTGATAGAAACTAGCAGCTTTGGCACTTTATCATGTTACAAAGTCAACTGTGGTACAGGAATGGCAATACCTCCGGTGgtcacacttttttcccccttgcacCCCTTCCCTTCTCTTGTCAATCGATTCCCTATTAACAGAATTCTGAATTTATGCTGGGTTTCTCCCAGCTGCATTATGTGACATAACTGGCAGTGGTCTTGGTGCAATCAGGAAGGTGATCTGAATTTCTATAATGTCAAGGGATGTAGGTCAACTAACTAAAAATGGAGCACCGACCTCTGGTATTTTAAACAAAGGGCTTTTGCtcgtgattttgttttgtgtggttTTAGAATAAGTGGAGTTTGGTTTTCTTTACTTACCGCAGACAGTTTACGAATCACACAAAGCATGAAGAATCCAGGCATGTGAAAGAAATACAATTGAAGAGGCAACAATGAGCTATGTTACTCATTCCGTGTCAAATACAATAATGGTTGGTCCTAAAAACAATATTCAAGATGAAATCAGTCAATTGTTTAATGTACATTGC harbors:
- the fgf10a gene encoding fibroblast growth factor 10a; this translates as MCRWTVTQGASVAWFSSYPRHSHHKTPPHLLPFAFLLLLLLLGPSSSLSSPAPQSFNQSHHAGGRSPPLPFVSQESSPSFSSPAPLHASSARLPRATNASSSSSSGAVVGRHVRSSYNHLQGDVRRRKLFSYQKFFLRIDKKGKVNGTKSEDDPYSILEIKSVDVGVVAIRGLSSNYYLAISKKGELYGARDFGPDCRLIERIEENKYNTYASAEWRNKRKHMFVGLNANGKAVRGKKTRRKNTTTHFLPIVVHPR